From Triticum aestivum cultivar Chinese Spring chromosome 7B, IWGSC CS RefSeq v2.1, whole genome shotgun sequence:
GGTCTGTGAAAGGCCAGGAGTCCCTCTTGCTGCGCCGTAAAAATCTCCATGCCccgatactactccctccgtttctaaatatttgcctttctaaagatttcaataagtgactatatacggagcaaaatgaatgaatctacactctaaaatatgtctatatacatccgtacatggtagtccatttgaaatcactaaaaaacaaatatttaggaacggagggagtagatatcaTTACATGCGTGGCATGATTCAAAATCTTAATGATATTCCACAAAATATGGAGCACGATCTCTACCTTGACGAGTCGTGCCAATGAGAAAACCGTCTCGGGCCGCGACTCGAGTAACAGTTACTGACCCGCCTTGGTATAAGTGGAGACGCTTTGAAAAAAACCCAGTCAGGCTATAAGCACTGTTCACACCTAGGCAGTTGGCCTTTGAGGCTAAGTTACCTCATGTTGAGGAATTTGGTTAAATCATGGTCGGAGGGGGGATTCCTTTAAGATTAGGCGCGATTAAAGCCCGATTAACAGGAAAAGATCCCTGATCATAAAAAAGAATCATCTAAGGGGAGAACTCGCCTGTCAAGCCAAAGACGACAAAGCTTAAGTCATATTTAAGAAGAAGATTGTCGTCCCCGGCgtcgaagaccagttcaggggctaCCGACGGTGTCTCGGACTAGGGGGTACCAACCTAGTTGGTCCGTAGTCCATGGACCGAGCCTATGGCCCACCTTCTCCTAAGGAAGGACTCTAGAAGCCTCGCACTTCGGCGTGATCAAGATGGACTCTGCTGAAAACTTGGATGCATCCAAATGGATTTGTTGGCGGGACAAATAAAAATATCTAGAACCAGTTTTATATATGTGTGGGCCATTATCCAACTACCCTCACCAACTCACTCCGCGCTTAACTTATAAAAAAAATTACAATAACATTTTATTGTATGACATCAAATAATTTATTTTTACGCTTAACAGTTCGCAATTTAAGGTGATCATGGTTTTTACAAAAAAATAGCCAACTAAGAATTaccatgaacattttaaaattctCAATTTTTTTCCAAATGCATAAACATTTTTCATATTTATATTTTTTGTCCACCATTTTTTATAAGTTTTTTGAAAATCGGTAGCTGATTTATTTTTTGCTGAACCAGTAGAGCAGCAGGAGCAAAAAAATGAGTGAAAAAACATGAGAAAAAGCGTGTGAAAAAGAAACGAGCTCAGCCACTAGTGGGCGATCGAACTAGAGCTACTGGGCCGCGCGGCCCACGCGTGCTAAGGTTGGGCGAAATTACGGCTGATTGCCACTGCAAAACGTACTTGTTCAGTCGCGCTGTAACCCTAGCGCCGCCAAACCAGGCTGCACCGCACCCcgtcgccggccggccggccgcccaTCATCCCCGCCGCACCTCTCCGCCGACGCCCTATCCGTCGCCCACCCCGACGTCAGCAACGCCGTGCAGGTAGCCGTCCTCGCCCGATCTCTTCCTCTTCGCCGGAGCTCGCCCAGTTTGATGATTTTCTCGCTCGATTTGCAGTTCCGCCgccccatggaggaggaggagatatcTGGGAAGGAGTTTTTGAGGCCGGACAACTCTCTCTCTCttgcggaggcggaggcggcggccgcggccaGTCGACTCACCGACGACCTCATCGTGGAGATCCTGTCCCGGCTCCCCTTCCGGTCCGTCTGCCGTTTCAAGTGCGTCTCTAAGACCTGGCGTGACCTCATcgcccaccccgcccaccgcaagAAGCTGCCGCAGACCCTCGCCGGCGTCCTCTACACCAACATCACCGGTGCCGGCGGCTATCGCTACCACCTGGCCGGCCTCTCGGCCGAGGCCGACGGTCTTGATCTTGACCCTTCACTCACGTTCCTGTCACATACGGAGTACAGGGACTTCGGGCTGGTGCGCGCCTGCAATGGCCTCCTCCTCTGCTCCTACGAACCGGAGGAGGGAACCGTCCGTTTCGTCGTCTGCAATCCCGCCACCCAGAGGTGGACGGAGCTGCCCCCTCGCCCGCGGCCAAACACATGCCGCTATTACCAGCAGTTCCATCTGGCTTTCGACCCAGCAGTCCCGTCCCATTTCCACGTTTTTGATTTCGAGCGCGCCGACAACTTGGGCATCACAGGAGTGAGCATCTACTCGTCCAGAACCGGAGCCTGGAGCCAGAGTGATACTGGATTGGTTGAGGATGTTGTAATGGTAGGTCAAAGTGTCCTGGTTGGGGGTATGCTGCACGCTGTTGGCAACCTGCTTGTGGGTGCAGACAGCAACAATTGGGAAGACAAGACTGTGCTGGTGGCTGTGGACATGGAGGGCAAGGAATGGAAGACAATCTCCGTGCCATGCGGCCGGGATTATGGTATAGTTGGGTGGTCACAGGGGTGCCTGCACTATGCTGCTATATCTCCAGCTCCTCTCACTGTCGGTGTTGACGACGATGAGGGTTCACTCAACATGGCTGAAGAGGTAGCTATCTGGCGCCTTGAGGATTATGATAAACAGCAACGGGCCCTCAAGCATAGTTTCAGAATCGATAAGGTGCTGAACCTAAATGAGGTGGACTACCGGCTGGTTGGGTTCCATCCCGATCACGACACCTTCTTCTTTGTCAGCAAGGGTATTTGGGAGGGCGAAAAGGCTTCATTGGTGTCGTGGGACATGCGGCGTCGCCAACTCTCTTGTGTTCTCCATCTCGAGAAAAGCAGTGTAGCGCCGTATCTGCCTTATGTTCCTCTCTTCTCATCGGAGCCACTAGCAGATGCAGATGGGCACTAATTCAGTTCGCTTTGTGCTTGGGCTTGCTCCGATCAATGGAATAAGCATGTATGTGTACACCTGCACTTCTTAATCTTCTTGAATTGTGTTAGTCACTTTGTTCTGTGGGGCTAAATTATACTACTGTTATCCAGCTTTCTTGGCCATTGCATGCCGTGATTGCGGTTGTACTGAATCCTAGTATTAGTGAGTGCTACTTGTGAACTttgttttgttcctttttagtTATTATATGTTTGCTGATGCTTACGAATTCAGTCTTGTTTCGTAGATGAATTCGGTCTTATGCAGCAGACAAGGTCATGAAATAAGTGCATAATGCAAACTTTGCTGAGAAGTTTCTTGCTTTGGTGCATATGTGCATTTGATTTGTTTCACTCATTCATCAGGTGACAAACTAACGGTTACCATGCAGGGTTGTTCTTCAAGTATAGTGGTATAACAGATGTTGGGATAGTCCTTATTGCGACACGAATTTTATCATAGCACTCAATTTCAGCAGAAATATACGGAAGAAATTTTGTACAGGTTGGTTTGACAGGTTTAAGCTGACCTATATTGGGAAGATTGCTCTCCAGTTAACACGGACAATGTAAAACATAGCATAATTTAACCATGACAATTTAACATGTTCCCTTTTTTTGAACTGCCTGAAGGTCCTACTAAAAGATggtttttttttttagaaaaaggttGTTATGTCAAGAGAAAGAGGATGTTAAAAAGTACAATCTAGTGAAATCAAAGGTGTTTGTAAACCTAAGGATATGGGGCTCCTGGGATAGTGGATTTAAATATAATGGATATTTGTTTTACTTTGTAAATGGATCTGGATAGTTGGAGAATGAGCAAGGTATGTAGCAGTCCATAGTTAGAAATAAGTATATTGATAAATCTACTTTAGGAGCTTGTAAAGCTAAGGCTGGTCAATCTCAATTGGGGCTGGGCATTCTGAAAGTTGAACCTATTTTTTCAGTAATATAGAAAAATAATTGGTAATGGTAACAGAACTAGGTTATACGAAATGTCAATTTCTCTGTTGCAAAAGCATTGCATGAGAATGTGAGTCTCATTAGATTTAGAAGGACTCTGTGGAGATAGACTGCTGTCATGTGGGCTGAGTTTAAAGCTTTATGTCCAGGTATCCAATTGACAGAAATTGAGGATAAATGTTTTTGGACTTTAAGTAAATCTGGCAAGTTTACTGTAAGGTCTCTGTACTCTAATTTGAAAACTGAGCATGTATTGTGGCGTCACAGCAAGATGTGGGAAGCTAGAATTCCTCTAATAATTGAAGGTGATCATTAAAACTGTAATACGTTTAAATGATATGCCTAGTGGAGTAGAAGATTAGATTTTAGTAGCTTGATTTCCTAGAAAAGTAAAGAAGGTGGTGGCTGTGCGTGTAGCAACAATTTTCTGTACTTTATGGAAAGCCAGAAGCACAACTAGCTTTAATCATGTTTACCTGCGCGATCATAGTGTGATTGTCTATCAAACTGCTCATTGGCTGTCATATTGGTCTGATTTGCAGAGAAGGGAAGGGCGTCGAGCTAACTTTGGTGGTTGTGGACTTCTTCCATGCGGGCAGGGGATGGGTGGTATGATGCTATATGAGATACTTTTGATACATTGTCGTTGCCTTTATCTGGACGATTACCCTTTATATGGATGAGGGGGTCATGGGTCGATTACCCTTTAATTGTGGTTTGTGTTGGACTCTGGTTATCTCGTTTTGAGCTGGTGATCAGTGTCGCGTTATGGGCACTTCCATGGGTGTCTTATTTCTTTGTTCTTCTGGATTGATACATGCATTCTTGTTGGCTGGCAGTATTTATCAGTTTCGTTTCAATTGAATGAAATCGGGGGTAAAAGCTCTTCaattaaaacaaaaacaaaaacttcaCCATTAATGACAAGAAATGTATAGCAAGGTCGGGACTGTCTTTTTGACAAGAAGAAAAAAGAGACAGGTCAGACTCAAAAATCTGTTCAGTCCAGCTGGCGTTTGTTGCTTCATGGAAACCACTGTTCAGTTGTTCTCTTGGACAAAAGAGCAGAATTCTGGCAATCCAACCATTATCAACCTTCTAAACTATTGATATAAAAAGTTCATAAGAAAAACTATTCAAATTCTAGACTCCAGCCATATCTGCCTTGGAACCTTTGTACTGCAAAAAGAACAACTTTTAGCATGATACTTATTTTCTAACATGACCACAATACTTGTCAGTTCCTGTTGAAATTTTTACAAACATCCGAAAGACATATCATGTAGAAATCTCAGAAGGATTTTGCATAGAACTATTATATATTTATGCAAGGAAATATAATGGCCAGGTTGCTCCTGATTAAAAAATTTAATCCATCTAGAGATATTACAATGTTGCTCACAACTTTCTACTACATATGATGGGGTCTCGTTTCAAACATGAAAATTCTTGTCTATAATTCTTGTCTTCCAAACAGACCATGAATCGTCGAATCCACAATGCAAAAATGGCGTAAAATCACATTATTACTAGACTAGAGTAAACAAATGATCAATCTACAGGATCACACAAACCACTATCATACAGCCAAGCTCCGCTTAATCCTAGAAACTTAGCGCTGAAAATGACTAGCCTATAGGCAAACTGCTATAGAGAATCATAGGTCAAAAGTTCTTCTCTAGATTCCACTGTGTGTTGGCTGATTATGTTCAATTGCCAAGTGTGTTTGGTTATTCTCTTCTTCTTAAGAATAGGTAGAGCACCTGCTGGTTGCTCGTAATAAAATGAAATGAACGATAAAGACTACCGGAGGTGCTCTAATTTTTAAACACTTGGTAGCGCAACATCTGGTCAAATATAGTGAGATTGTGCGTGTCGATGTGGTTGGGAGATGGCTAGCAAAAATGACTAGTCGCCTTGGCTCGAATGAACCTGGCCAAGTCATGTGCTTTCTGAAACTATCCTTGGAAATGTGTGACATGTTGCATCATGTAGATGTAAAAAAGAACAAGTCATGTGACAACAGTGATCCAACTAATTAACCAGTTGCCGGTCGCTTAAACAATGCCAAGCCTGGTGCAATCTATGGAAAAGTTGAAAATAAGATAGGATGATAATCTAATTAAACCAAATGGAGCAAGTAGACATTTTCCTAACCCCACTTTTTTTTGACAACCTTCTTCTCCTTTATTCATTTAggatctcactactaggaaaacccttaccagtagcgctgtttttttgctattagtagcgcgggtaggcgcgctactgctacggcgctacaactaTTTTCTAGCAGTAGCGCTTATTTTGGCCCGCACTACTGGTAAATGAGCGCTGCTGGTAATATTTTGGCCCGCGCCActgctaaagtttatgttttttttcatattttggcgctatacatgtttaaacagatatattttttatacaataacaactcatcatgaactagtctgtttaaatagcatattcattactactccctccgtcccaaaattcttgtcttagatttgtctagatacgaatgtacaaagtcacattttagtgttagatacatccgtatctaggcaaatccaagacaagaattttgggacggagggagtactagtcatCACCACgaaacaatgttcgtcaatgagacatcatatatataacaagttggtcactagtcataatcacaactcctcatcctcctcatcaactctaacacattgtagcacataataacacattctacctaggacctactcctctcataggacctactctaccctctcttaggtaaaatatcataaaacaagataggcattgactcttcattaaggaaactggactctccataatgaagaacggggatcatcctgtctccaagtcttggcctacgcacaatgttgcttccaagtagctctctacgatggccgaaacattttttccaattatttattatcatggctttctcgtttttagaaatccggtatggacaggagtggtgtggatactgcggctgacctggccgtggtggccgtaagctcataacatcaacgcgacctcttggcaacatcagatgaggcacacaatccatcgggattttctgttcaaaaacatagtaataactttgta
This genomic window contains:
- the LOC123158088 gene encoding putative F-box protein At2g16220, producing MEEEEISGKEFLRPDNSLSLAEAEAAAAASRLTDDLIVEILSRLPFRSVCRFKCVSKTWRDLIAHPAHRKKLPQTLAGVLYTNITGAGGYRYHLAGLSAEADGLDLDPSLTFLSHTEYRDFGLVRACNGLLLCSYEPEEGTVRFVVCNPATQRWTELPPRPRPNTCRYYQQFHLAFDPAVPSHFHVFDFERADNLGITGVSIYSSRTGAWSQSDTGLVEDVVMVGQSVLVGGMLHAVGNLLVGADSNNWEDKTVLVAVDMEGKEWKTISVPCGRDYGIVGWSQGCLHYAAISPAPLTVGVDDDEGSLNMAEEVAIWRLEDYDKQQRALKHSFRIDKVLNLNEVDYRLVGFHPDHDTFFFVSKGIWEGEKASLVSWDMRRRQLSCVLHLEKSSVAPYLPYVPLFSSEPLADADGH